The Denticeps clupeoides chromosome 1, fDenClu1.1, whole genome shotgun sequence genome segment CAGTCTCCagcaatgaaaagaaaactgttTTAGAATACTGTGAACATTTGTTGCAAATAAGCCAACAATTTGATCAGGGTAATAACTCTTTACAGGTCAAGTACATAaagccatttttaaaagaatgcaaAAACTTCAACAACAATCTTAGAAGCTAAGTCGGACTGACCAGCAGACCCGCTTTTGAACTTTAGTGTAGGTTAAAACTAATAATACAAAACACCAGCCTACACAAGTGTATCAGAtagggaaagaagaaaaaatcagTAGCTAAGCTACATGTTAAGATATATGTTATAATTTACAAAAGAATCTAATTCCTGGGTATCCATTCAAGAAAACAGTTACAAAAGGCTTTTTAATTCCCGTGGCTTTTTAGAGGTATCAAATGCTGACTGAATGCTGATTTTGCacaataattaaacacattttttacactGAATATTTGTTCTGAAGAAGGTAATTAATAAACAGGTCACATATGCCACcttattattcagaaatttcaGTGTATGTTCTTATGTTGTACCATAATCCAATTAATTTAAACTATATAGTGTTGTGTTACAGCAATGAAAACCTGCAGAAAAGCATTTCTCTTGTAGTCCCTTCTCCTTATTCAAATTTTATGACACTAGACTAAGCCCTTCCTCAATCTGACACTTTTGTGAAATGCATATCATCTTTGGGGAGTCTTacataataacaacaatgaTGTGTAATTCTTCTGCTAGTAGTACCAAATGTATGCAATGTgtttaacacattttcaataaaaaatacagtgcaaaaagtacagaaaaACTGGCAACTGCTGTCCAGAGTTGGGAGGGGAAAGTTGTGTCCAAATGATCTGCTGAAGTCAAAGAGACAAAGAGACGTGCATCGTCTACACACTTCCATGTAAAATTCATGTTAATTAACGCCGTTCTCATTTGCTGTTAATTACAGCTAATGTCTTCTCTTTTAGgacataattaaatgttaaaggCAGGACAGGGTGATACGCCCCAAAAACATCACGTTAGTAATGACCATTACTACAGTGAAGATTAAGAAGAAGAGGAGTGAGTCTTGGCTTGACTGAGAGACTTGGTTGTGGACCACAGATTCAGATTTAATGGAGGGGAGGgatgatgagaaaaaaaatcctaaatgaGGATGAGGGGATGATTTTTCATGTTACTCCTGTAAGAAGCAAAGCATGTAGAGAAATCAATCATTTCAACACCACATAAAGTGCACAAAACCTGTCCCCTCTACTctattaaaattttaattgaatCTATGTATTTCCCTTTAACTGAAATTACTCATGCAACTGCATGCCAGAATAAAAACGACATTTTAAAGTCATCAGCCACATGCAACACAGAGAGAGCTGAGTGtaggaacagcagcagaagcacAGTTCCTCAACGTTTTCTGCTGTATCATTTCTTTGGCagtggggggttgggggtgcaTGATTTGTTTATGTAATAGATTCTTGCTCTTTCCCATAGACCAGTAGACAGGTCTATTAAAAGGtgaccccacccccttcccggagcaccaccccccctcccccagcgTCTTCCTCCTTGATTTCCAGTAGCAGCTGGCCTCCCCCTGCATCAGCACAGCGCATGCCACATAGCAACTGACCTTTCCCCAGCCGGCTCCAGCCTGTGTCTGCAGTGCCATGCCACCCGGCACCCAGCACCCACACTCCACTCTCACTTGATGCCTCTGAGAccttacacatacacaatgcaGCTGGCTTATAAAGACATATCATCACACGGGCTTTAAGAGATTAGGCTCAGAAGCATGAACTGGATCCTGTCAAAGCGCATAACTGGGGCGGAGAAAGGCAGATGTCAGACCAAGTAAAGATTTGGATGAAGATGACCATGGATCAATCAAAACAGCCTTGAGAATGAATTCATACTGAAATATAACTAGAAAGCCAATAAAAAGTGTACATAAGGTTGCTGTTTAGTTAAAGGATATAGTCTACCACCAAATTGGTTGGTGAATTCTCTAATTATTTTGCAGTAACAAACTGCCACCCTGTAGCTCATAAATCACACCTTTGCTGTTATGAATTTGCAATCAGCACCAAAGCTCCAGAAAATCTCTTACCATGAACCTAGTAACCCAGTTCTCCAAAATAGCCAGCACTCCTATAAGTCAACTGGATGAAGATTAAATATCCAACACCTCTGTAACATTTAGCTATTAGTTTCAAGGCAGAGTTATTCAGTGGTGAGTTACCATTTAAAGATACAAAATGCAATTAGGAATAATAAATATCAGGTATCAGGTTAGCCATATCTTCTTTTCATTGACAGTGAAAAGGAACTATGACAATCAAACTATTAAGTGCTTTAAGCACTTTTAAACAAATggatatatattaataaaatttatatttaccTGTACTTGACTGTATTTACAGAACTCTTGAGTGTGATCTAAATAATTTATGTAACTATACTATGCAGTTGTATGGGTGTACAATAACCACTTTAggtattttcttttgtgaaatgtttatttaacacACTTAAAACTATTTATATGCAGTAATATTATAACCTGTTAATGGCACACTGGCATGTTTTAAGACATTACAGGCCCAAACATGCACTGTATTTTCCATGTGTTACATAAAACCACCCAGATGCTGTGGGAAGCCAGTACAAGAAAGGGACTTACCTATCATGTGACCTTCCGCTGTTTACCTGTGTTCCACAACAAAACTCATGGTAGTGCCATCAAAAGAGGGTGGTGCAATGATTCTGGGGCCTTGCTGGGAAGTAATACTGATGACCGGCTGGTTGCTCCCGCCTGCCCGGCCTCCAGGTCCACTGCTGTGATGGGTCATGGGTGCTGCCTGCATGGTCTTCCCTGTTGGCATGTAGTAAGGGCCCTCCATGTAAGCCCCGTCTCCCTGCTGGCCCAGATGGACTTTATCTCTTTCATCCGCCTCTGATTGCACTGATATCTGGGACTGCAGCCGTGATGGGATGACTGTTGGTGTGGGCATGAAGCCTGGGTAGATCATATAGGGCACAGTGTGGCTGTATGCGTTGGAGCTTAGGGCTAAGGGGGAGACTGACATGGGCAGAGGAGTCATGGGCGGCTGGGGCATGGGGACGTCCACATACTGACCCGTCTCTGGGTCGAAGAGCCTCCGCGTTGCTGGCTGCACTGGAGTGTCGACCAGGTAGTAATTACCTGTGGTGGGGTCCAGCAGCATCTTTCTCTGAGTAGGCTGAAAGTGCTCGACAGAGGGTGGTGGCTGAGCGACTGTTGGGGAGAAGCAGATGACCTGTGGCTGAGCGCTGGATATGGCGACGGGCAGAGCGTGGTGGTAGATGGTAGCAGTAGGGGTGTCTGGGGACCGTGTCTCCATTCCAATGGACTGGCGGCCCTCGATGTGGCACCTGATGTGACCGGGGTGACTAGGTGGGCTGCTGCTCTTGCCTTTGGAAACTCCAGCTGTATATCTGTACAGTGACATCTTCTCCTGCCTGGAGGGGTTGGCATGTGACTTCACCGGAATGGTCAGGTAGTTTTCAGAATCTGCCAAACCACTCTGCTGGGCTGTAGTCTCACTGCCATTGGGCTTTTCCCTGTCCTCTGCCACGTGTCTGGACGGGGAAAACTTCAGAGAAGAAGGCAGCTTGGCAGACTTTGGTGAAAAACTCTTGGAGCTGAACGGCATTTGCGACGCTGAAGACAACTGAGAGGTTTTGACGCTGCTGCGGGTGCTAGTGGAGAGGGGGACCTTTGTTCCTCCGCTCGCCTGAATCAGGGCTTTAGGGACATTCCTGTCTTCACAGGTCACTGGTGTATGGAATGGCTTGTCAGTGGCTGAAGTCACCATCACTGGTGAGGTTTTGTCAGCGCCTGGGTATAAATCCCCCCTCACAGTCCCCGCTGAATCATTTCCTGTCTCCTCATCCGGGCCCTCGTGCTCTTCTCTGCTGATCAGTGAGAGCACATGACTGTCTATTAAAGGCCTCGGCTCAGTCTTCCTCTTCCACTCATTTTTGTCGAAAATATACAGCTGCTCCATGGTTTTGACAGCGGCCTGTAATTTCTCCAAGGCAGCCTGGTTGGCCATCTTTGATTCGGGCTTCTTCTCCACCGATTCGCTCCCCCGTTCAGGTCTCCTGGCTGCAGTCTTGGCTTCAATTCTCGCCCCAACAGGTCCCTCGGGCAGATCGCCTTTTGCCCGTTTGACGTTGGCCCTTGCTCTTCTGTTGGCGCCCTCTGCAGCCTCTAGCGTCTCCTCTCCAGCTCTGCGTTTGGGGACCTCGATTGGGTTTCCAGATTGCTTCACGCCGCTATTTGTATTCACCGAGTGGCATTTAATGACTATGGGCGAGAGCGACGCCGCGTTCCGTTGCTGAGGCCCCTGTTTGCAAGATTTTCCTTCCGAATGCACGTCGCCCGCGTGGACGCTGCACCTGCTCTCCTGGTTGTCCAGAGACACGAAGTGGTACGAGCTCTTCACCAGTTTGCGCACGTCCCTCACCTGGTGGATGGGCGTCTGCAGCTTGTTCTTGTTGTCCCTGATGTCCCTGACCATGAAGTGGGGCACCTTTTCGGCGAGCGCGTGGCACTTGGAGTCCTCGGACGGTCTGGCCGCGCCGGGAGCCAGCAGCCTGGCGATGCCGAACGGGTCGCGCTTGCCGTCTTTCACGCTGCGCAGGCTTATCTTGATCTCCGGCGACTTGGACGTCACCACGCTGCCGGCCCGATCGGCGACGTACAGGCGGTTCTGGTCGTCGGCGCGCAGCTTCAGGCCGGTGATCACCTCCCCGCGGAATGACGCTCCCGCGGGCGCGTTCTTCCCGGCGTCCTTCTCGCTGGACAGGATCTGGATACTTGGCACGAACAGATGGGACATTTTGGTGAATTTGCTGTTGGACGACAGCGAAAGTCTCACCTCTGGAGGCTTGTCGTTTTTATGTTGTTCCTTCTGAAACTCTAGCTCGCCGTCCCGCCAGCATCTGAAGGCGCTATTTTGGCTGCGAAGCAGCGCGCTTTTGGACGCTTCGAAAGCTTCCGATCCTTTTTTAGTATCGATTCCCGCTTCGTTTGTCGCCTCTAAATTGGTTTCTCCCCTGGCGTCGCACGAATTGGCGTCCGCGACGTCGCCCAGGTCATCCAGGCAGCCGATGGTGAGGTCCGAGTCGGCTTCGGACAGTTTGGAGCCCTGCCTCTGCAGGCGCCCGCGCTCCCTGGCCCCTTCGTGGAAGCAGGGGGAGGACGCCGGGTAAGGCTCGCTGATCTCCCCCCGCTCCATTTTACGCTCCTGCTCGAACtgcatttttttggaaatgacatttttcagaaGGCTCGAGGCGAATATTGCTTTCTTGTGTGTGCCGTCCATGCTTTCCCCCGCGTTGCAGGGCTGCTTGCTGGCTTCACTCCCCTGCCCGCCTGGCAAGGTGTTGGTAACTTCATCTGTGGAACGTGATCCCGCCGCATTTTGCGCAAAGTCGGCGAGCCTGGCGTCACCACGCGCCCCCTTGCCCACGTTGCAGCGAAAATTCAGCGTTTCCGACAGTCGAATCAGGCCATCTTCCCCTTTCCCCAACTTCCCCATCAGCTCAATTTGCTTGGCGGCCGATTTCGTGGCATTCTTGGGGTCGACCAGGTTCCCATTTAGAGCAAAGATCTCGACTGGGGGCGCTCTGAGACTGGTCATGGTCAGGCCCGTGCCCCCTTTATTCTTGGCCAGATGAAAGTTTGAGGTGTATTTGTGGTAGGTGACGCTTGGCTCTCGCCCCTTTGTCACGTTCACGT includes the following:
- the c1h4orf54 gene encoding uncharacterized protein C4orf54 homolog, which produces MAASEKHLIYREDAEPAWNGRATADYVDLNDFMERKANELRTVKVTFTGEGSQLGVYKSNGGTGEHKATVETGDNRGSDREEATEQTGDSAGSFETASSEGADTHERVVERVETPVKNAADLREQSPLEDGLQDADTELGRKSDSDEDDATIVPSDETEPEAGGAQPESHYITTHEIQLSELDHDTDFDLASGSSWDIEDDHRVYSFVDYASFDSDQTISEDGAAVSAHPESDLCVPEPRANSDQSVGQIHLSIKATSRAINEPSSPRGKESMLYHAKRPAVAADDNVKRYIALPGRLHFGGKIRGKDAHGWSSGASSAVSELDEADKEVRNLTARAFKSLAYPYFDTINFSTSSESSASEHGLGMNRWSTFVDLKYNNVNVTKGREPSVTYHKYTSNFHLAKNKGGTGLTMTSLRAPPVEIFALNGNLVDPKNATKSAAKQIELMGKLGKGEDGLIRLSETLNFRCNVGKGARGDARLADFAQNAAGSRSTDEVTNTLPGGQGSEASKQPCNAGESMDGTHKKAIFASSLLKNVISKKMQFEQERKMERGEISEPYPASSPCFHEGARERGRLQRQGSKLSEADSDLTIGCLDDLGDVADANSCDARGETNLEATNEAGIDTKKGSEAFEASKSALLRSQNSAFRCWRDGELEFQKEQHKNDKPPEVRLSLSSNSKFTKMSHLFVPSIQILSSEKDAGKNAPAGASFRGEVITGLKLRADDQNRLYVADRAGSVVTSKSPEIKISLRSVKDGKRDPFGIARLLAPGAARPSEDSKCHALAEKVPHFMVRDIRDNKNKLQTPIHQVRDVRKLVKSSYHFVSLDNQESRCSVHAGDVHSEGKSCKQGPQQRNAASLSPIVIKCHSVNTNSGVKQSGNPIEVPKRRAGEETLEAAEGANRRARANVKRAKGDLPEGPVGARIEAKTAARRPERGSESVEKKPESKMANQAALEKLQAAVKTMEQLYIFDKNEWKRKTEPRPLIDSHVLSLISREEHEGPDEETGNDSAGTVRGDLYPGADKTSPVMVTSATDKPFHTPVTCEDRNVPKALIQASGGTKVPLSTSTRSSVKTSQLSSASQMPFSSKSFSPKSAKLPSSLKFSPSRHVAEDREKPNGSETTAQQSGLADSENYLTIPVKSHANPSRQEKMSLYRYTAGVSKGKSSSPPSHPGHIRCHIEGRQSIGMETRSPDTPTATIYHHALPVAISSAQPQVICFSPTVAQPPPSVEHFQPTQRKMLLDPTTGNYYLVDTPVQPATRRLFDPETGQYVDVPMPQPPMTPLPMSVSPLALSSNAYSHTVPYMIYPGFMPTPTVIPSRLQSQISVQSEADERDKVHLGQQGDGAYMEGPYYMPTGKTMQAAPMTHHSSGPGGRAGGSNQPVISITSQQGPRIIAPPSFDGTTMSFVVEHR